The sequence AAGCCGTGCTAGCGGACATTGATACGCGTGGTGTCGATCTCATTGTGAACCTTGGCGATATTTTGTCGGGTGCACTCCAGCCTTGCGAAACAGCTGACCGCTTAATGTCACTCAACTTGCCTACTATCAAGGGAAATCACGAGAGGCAATTCCTTTCGGGACAGGTCCAAACGATGGGACCATCGGATCGGCGAGCTCACGAAACGATTCATCCAGCCCAGAGGCGTTGGCTTGAATCACTACCTGCATCGCTCGAACTAGACGACGTACTTTTAGTTCATGGCACCCCTGCGAGTGATCTGGAGTATTTTTTGGAGACCGTTACGAAGGAAGGATGCAGGGCCGCGACCATGTCGGAGATTGTCTCCCGGGCTGGATCGACCACCGCGTCTCTCATCGTATGCGGACATACCCATTTACCAAGAACCATCCGCCTTGATGATGGTCGGCTTATCGTCAACCCAGGAAGTGTCGGACTTCAAGCATATTACGATGACCGACCATTTTTCCATGTGATGGCGACTGGTACACCCCACGCAAAATACGCGATCACTACGAAAGAAAATGGACATTGGATGTCTGAACATATTTCAGTCAAGTATGAATGGGACATCGCTGCCGCGATGGCCGAAGCAAACGGCCGTCCGGATTGGGTCTTGCCGCTGAAGACCGGGCGGTGTGAGCCTGTTATTGCTACTCCTTAGATGCCGTGCGGCGAATTTCAAGTGTCAGTACTCAACCTGGCTGGCCGTTTCGTGTGAACGCCTAGGCCATGGCGCTTATCACTCGCATGTCGTCAGCGGTGTGACGGCACATCCTGCTGAATGGCCACAACACATTCCAAAGCGGCGGCAAGATGAACACGCTCTCGGCTAAGCTGAATTTTAGGAGACAAAATTTTCGGGGGTTCCGGCGTAGACCCCCCTCCTCTTCTTTCCCTGCCGGATGCCGCACATGCCACGGCGGTGCCCGCGTGCCTGGTGCCGGCCAGTGTCCTGACGCCGGTATGCCTGCGCCCCCTGTACGGACAACGCATCTCTGCCGGATTTCCGTCGCCGGCCGAGGAGTATCTGGAAAAAAGCCTCGACCTCAACCAGTACCTAGTGCGCAACAAGACGGCTACGTTCTATTTTCGGGTGCAGGGCGACAGCATGGTCGGTGCGCGCATCTTTGATGGCGACATGGTCGTCGTCGATCGATCGATTACGCCAAAGCATCGCAGCATCGTGCTGGCCGTCGTCAATGCCGACTACACGATCAAGCGCCTGCACAAGCGCGCAGGCGTCATCGAACTGCGCGCCGAAAATCCGCGGTATGCGCCGATCCAGTTCGGGGACGGCGAGACGCTGGAGATCTGGGGTGTCGTCGTCGGCGTGGTGTGCCGGTTCGACACCTGACCATGGATTCCGTGTCGGCAACGAAGTCGGTCTTTGCGCTGGTCGACGTCAACAACTGCTACGTCAGCTGTGAGCGGGTGTTCAACCCGTCGCTGGAGGGCAAGCCGGTCGTCATTCTTTCCAATAATGATGGTTGTGTGGTGGCACGGTCTGCGGAGTCGAAGGCCTTGAAGGTCGCCATGGGCGAGCCGTGGTTCAAGCTCAAGGATCTGGCGAAGCAGCACGGGATCATTGCCCTGAGCAGCAATTACACCCTCTACGGAGACATGAGCCAGCGGATCATGACGGTCCTGCGCGATTACAGTCCCGACGTGGAGGTGTACAGCATCGACGAATCCTTCCTCGGGCTGAACGGCCTCGAAGGCGTCTGGGGCACGCCGACGGCGATGGGCCAGTCCATCCGCCAGCGGGTTAAACAATGGGTCGGCGTGCCGGTGTGCGTGGGCATCGGCCACAGCAAGACGCTGGCAAAACTGGCGAACCACATTGCCAAGAAACGACCGGCCTTCGACAGCGTCTGCGACCTGACCGCGCTGTCGCCACACGAGCGCGATGGCATTTTCACGACCATCGAAGCAGCGGAGGTGTGGGGCATCGGCAGGCGGTTGTCGGCGCAATTGCAGGCCGCCGGTATCGAGACGGTGGCCCAGCTGCGCGACGCCTCGCCAGCGTGGATCCGCTCGCGCTTCGGGGTGGTGGTCGAGCGCACCGTCAACGAACTCAACGGTATTTCCTGCCTGGCGCTCGAGGACGTCGCGCCCGCGAAAAAACAGATTATTGCCTCGCGCTCGTTTGGCCAGCCGGTGCTGAGCATCGACGAACTCGGTGAGTCGGTTGCCAGCTACATGACGCGTGCCGCTGAAAAATTACGTCTCCAGGAGTCCGTGTGCGAAGCGATCCAGGTCTTCGTGCAGACCAATCCGTTCAAGGCCTCGGATCCGCAATACAGCAACGGCATCGTGGTGCCGCTGCCGAATGCGTCGGGCGATACCCGCTTGCTGATCCGCGCCGCGCTGTTCGGCCTGGCACAGATCTACCGGCCTGGCTATTACTACAAGAAAGCGGGCGTGATCCTGCAGGGTATTTCCCCTGCGTCCGTAAAGCAGCAATCGCTGTTTTTCACGTTCGGCGATGGCGATAAATCGGAAGCGATGATGCGCACGCTGGACGGCTTGAACCAGCGCTTCGGCAAGGGTGCGGTGAGCGTGGCGGCAGCGGGAATACGGAACGACTGGGCCATGAAGCGCGAGCGGAAGACGCCGAACTATACGACGTGCTGGAGCGAGATTCCGGTGGCCAGGGCGAATTAGCGGTACGGACCGGATCCCGGCGTCTTTCCCGGCAAGCAGGATGCCGCTGAGCGGGTAGCGCGGGGAGTGACAGCTGTCACGGGTGTCGCCAACGCCCCCCGAAAACAGGTACGCTTCCTTCCATGTGCGCCAACTACCAGCCCCCCACCCGTGCCGACCTCGAGGATTATTTCGGTGCCACGCTGCCCGCAGGCGTCGATCTGCCTGAGGCCTATCCGGGCTCGCGCGCACCGATCATCCGGCGCGCCGGTGACGCAACGGACACATCCGCCCGCCGGCGCACGGCGGATCTGGCACTGTTCGGTCTGGTACCGCACTGGGCCGACAGCGCACTGGCGCGGCGTACCTACAATGCGCGCAGCGAGACGGTGGCCAGCAAACCGAGCTTCCGGGATGCCTACCGGCATGGCCGATTTTGCGTCATTCCGGCGCAGGTGATTTACGAACCGAACTACGAGAGCGGCAATGCAGTGCGGTTCGCCATTGCGCAGGCCGATAGATCACCGATGGGGATTGCCGGCATCTGGGAGCACCGGTCCGGGACGGACGGGGAGTCGTTGCTGTCGTTTTCGATGCTGACGATTAATGCCGACGAACATCCGCTGATGCGACGTTTTCATAAGCCGGGGGACGAAAAGCGCATGGTGGTAATGCTGCCGCCCGATCGCATTGATGCCTGGCTCGATAGCGGGTGTCAGGACGCGCCGGCGTTCTTCTTGCCGTATCCGGCCGAGGCACTCACGGCGCAGGCGGCGCCGAAGGCGGACCGTCTGGGTGGCAAGGCGCCGGCCAAGACGCGTGAGGCCGCGCAGCAAGGTTTTCCAGGGATGTGAGTGCGGCGATCAACCTGCCGCCGGAACACCGATTCACTCGCGTTCCGGCACCGGCACGTTGAAGGCGTTGAGCGCCGTCGAAACCATCGCATACATGTAGCGACCTGCATTCAATCGCAGCCAACCAGAATCAACTGCAACTAAAAATTAGTTCAAAAAGTCGTCAATACCACCGGTTTCTGGACAAAGATTCTGGAGCCGAGTTTGTGGAAGTGATGCGCGGGACGGCGGCTTCATAGCGCAGGGACCTCAGACCCCAATATCTAGTTGCGGCAGTGATTTTAAAATTTCATCTGCTAGACACTAAAGTTAGCATCTTCAAGCGAGGCCGTCGTTTGCCTGCGCAGCAACAACTCTCTCTCGCATCCGATCGCAACGTAGATCTTGTTCGCGTTGAGGTCTCAGCACCAACTCCTCAAATTTTAATTTTGGAACTGATAGACATCATCAGCCACATATGGCTGCATTGTCATGTTCCGGTTCCATAGGAAAATTCCAATCCAGGATAAATCAGACATGCATCCCCCAATTGTGAATGCAATTTGGCTTTTTACTTTAACCATTCGACCACGTCATGATGAAACGAATCTCAAATTTACTACGCCGGAAGTCACCCCGACACGTTGATGCCGAACCTGTTGTCGCTGCAGCGGATGCTGCCCCAGTCAATGCGATGAATGCCGCACGCCCTCGCGAGCGCAATAGAAACGCGGCGCTAATCGCCTTTGCGGCAGAACAGGGGCACCCACTTGCCGAAGCGCGCCAGCGTGCGGCGCATAACCCGGCACCAGTCCCGGCTGCGGTCGTAGCCCCAGAGCCTGAGGTGCAACCGCCGGAGCCATTCGATTTGAAGCTACAAGATTTGCGCCTGCATCGCCATGAGACGGATCAGAATCTGGTTTTTGCGTACCCGGTTCCTGAAGGCGTGTTTGAACCTGTCGCGCTGGCGGTTGATCCGGCTAGCGCAGGAATCGAAGGTCGCGCATATTTACAGTTTTTACTGACAGATCCACGGACAGAAGGAGAAATGATCGGCTTGATCGAAGAAAAATATCTGCCCCCAGACCACGAATTATCGGAAGAGCGCCTCAACGATATCGCGACCCGTTTGCGGGCAGTAATGGCAGAAAGCTATTTAAGCGATGATTTGATGGGCGAAATCAACGTCCTTGCAGTGGAAGGTTTAGCACATTGCAAGGATCGAGCCGATGTTGCATTAGGTCAGATGGAAGATGCCGCTTTGCATGCACGGCTGATACGCGGTGGGGTCACGGACGAAACCACGTTATATAACTACGGTGTTTCATTTTATATGTCGAATGCGGTAACTGAGGAAACGCGGCGGCTGTTGGCAGAAAGACATGCTGTTGGCGAAATTCCACGTCAGGAAGTGCACGATATTCAAAATGCGCATTTCCATTTGCAGGAAACGTTACACCTCCCACATCGGTTGCAAGAACCTATTGTTCCCTACGCCAGAGGCGGAATTGTCACCCAGCGATTAGCCGAGGACATCATTCTGCCGCGCGTTACTGCGCGTGCGCTAGAACACAATGGACAAAACGTCATGCAGTTCATCAGTAACTGGGCCCCATGGCGCAAGCACCTGAATGAGAACTGGCCCCCGATGCAAAAAATGACAGCTAGCTTCCATAGAAGGTCGGAAAAAGCCATGGAGGACCGCGACGTGCCCGGCCACCGCATCAACCGCATGAATGAAGTTGAATATGAGGCACTTAGTAAACAAGTTCAGACCGATCGACTCCGAGTAGAAACCGAACTGGCCGATCAACTTGCGCTCGAATTGCTCTTCAACCGACGGGGCGAATATCTGGTTGAACATAACGGGTTATCAAGTTACTTCGGATAACGCCAATTAAAAAGTTCAGCATTTTCTTTCACTTGACACGTGACGCCTCCTGCTGGTCCTCTGGTTGAATACCTGGCTGCATACATCAAGACGAGCTACCGAGTACATCTCATAGTTCGCTTTAAGTAATTAATTGAAATGAGATAACCCATGCCGCGCGCTGACAGGAAACGAGTTTACCCCTTCATCAAAAACGCTATGTCAGTAATGCCGCAACGTGTAGTGCATCACTGTGCAGCACTCTGGCGGAGATTACCTCGGGGCAACGGCGCACCCCATCAGGAAGTGGTGCGATCAAGTGAGCTAGGCGGAAATGTCTACGGGATTGAATGTCCGAAGCACACCGCCGTCAGCGTGATGATCGGCAGTCCGACAGAAAAGAAAGTGTCGCCAATTCATGCGAACGTTATTACTTTTGAGCATGGTGCACAAGCCGTTGCGGGGCAGTCGCCGCAAACGTTTACCTTCACCGAAAGATTTTTGATTCAGGGACTGGACTCCGGGAAGGGACTTTTCCAGTTCGTCGGTCCACGCACCCATCGGCTGACAAATCCTCCTTCGGAAAAAACCATTCTTGGTCAACTTCTCAATCGCTGGAACAACCCGGCCCGGACGAGCCACCCGCTGGTATTGGCTGGGCGGTATGAAGTGACAGACCTGACACCTGTGAAGTCCGATGAGATGCACGCCTGTTATTTACTAACAGCGAAGGATCGGCACGATAACAACCGACTGGTGACGGTACCTCTGACCCAAGCTGCCATGCCATTCGACGG comes from Actimicrobium sp. CCC2.4 and encodes:
- a CDS encoding Y-family DNA polymerase, giving the protein MDSVSATKSVFALVDVNNCYVSCERVFNPSLEGKPVVILSNNDGCVVARSAESKALKVAMGEPWFKLKDLAKQHGIIALSSNYTLYGDMSQRIMTVLRDYSPDVEVYSIDESFLGLNGLEGVWGTPTAMGQSIRQRVKQWVGVPVCVGIGHSKTLAKLANHIAKKRPAFDSVCDLTALSPHERDGIFTTIEAAEVWGIGRRLSAQLQAAGIETVAQLRDASPAWIRSRFGVVVERTVNELNGISCLALEDVAPAKKQIIASRSFGQPVLSIDELGESVASYMTRAAEKLRLQESVCEAIQVFVQTNPFKASDPQYSNGIVVPLPNASGDTRLLIRAALFGLAQIYRPGYYYKKAGVILQGISPASVKQQSLFFTFGDGDKSEAMMRTLDGLNQRFGKGAVSVAAAGIRNDWAMKRERKTPNYTTCWSEIPVARAN
- a CDS encoding NEL-type E3 ubiquitin ligase domain-containing protein, coding for MMKRISNLLRRKSPRHVDAEPVVAAADAAPVNAMNAARPRERNRNAALIAFAAEQGHPLAEARQRAAHNPAPVPAAVVAPEPEVQPPEPFDLKLQDLRLHRHETDQNLVFAYPVPEGVFEPVALAVDPASAGIEGRAYLQFLLTDPRTEGEMIGLIEEKYLPPDHELSEERLNDIATRLRAVMAESYLSDDLMGEINVLAVEGLAHCKDRADVALGQMEDAALHARLIRGGVTDETTLYNYGVSFYMSNAVTEETRRLLAERHAVGEIPRQEVHDIQNAHFHLQETLHLPHRLQEPIVPYARGGIVTQRLAEDIILPRVTARALEHNGQNVMQFISNWAPWRKHLNENWPPMQKMTASFHRRSEKAMEDRDVPGHRINRMNEVEYEALSKQVQTDRLRVETELADQLALELLFNRRGEYLVEHNGLSSYFG
- a CDS encoding SOS response-associated peptidase, whose protein sequence is MCANYQPPTRADLEDYFGATLPAGVDLPEAYPGSRAPIIRRAGDATDTSARRRTADLALFGLVPHWADSALARRTYNARSETVASKPSFRDAYRHGRFCVIPAQVIYEPNYESGNAVRFAIAQADRSPMGIAGIWEHRSGTDGESLLSFSMLTINADEHPLMRRFHKPGDEKRMVVMLPPDRIDAWLDSGCQDAPAFFLPYPAEALTAQAAPKADRLGGKAPAKTREAAQQGFPGM
- a CDS encoding translesion error-prone DNA polymerase V autoproteolytic subunit, with translation MPACLVPASVLTPVCLRPLYGQRISAGFPSPAEEYLEKSLDLNQYLVRNKTATFYFRVQGDSMVGARIFDGDMVVVDRSITPKHRSIVLAVVNADYTIKRLHKRAGVIELRAENPRYAPIQFGDGETLEIWGVVVGVVCRFDT
- a CDS encoding metallophosphoesterase family protein, which encodes MKIAVISDIHGNLAALEAVLADIDTRGVDLIVNLGDILSGALQPCETADRLMSLNLPTIKGNHERQFLSGQVQTMGPSDRRAHETIHPAQRRWLESLPASLELDDVLLVHGTPASDLEYFLETVTKEGCRAATMSEIVSRAGSTTASLIVCGHTHLPRTIRLDDGRLIVNPGSVGLQAYYDDRPFFHVMATGTPHAKYAITTKENGHWMSEHISVKYEWDIAAAMAEANGRPDWVLPLKTGRCEPVIATP